In the genome of Chloroflexota bacterium, one region contains:
- a CDS encoding acetylornithine transaminase, translated as MADWMALEKKYYMGTFVRLPVVLVRGQGTRVWDEQGRQYLDMVAGIAVNLLGHCHPAIVEAVQKQVQQLIHTSNLYYTIPQLELAACLVEHSCGDKVFFANSGAEANEGAIKLARKYGKLHRNGAYEIISATNSFHGRTLATIAATGQPKFQTPFTPLPSGFKIVPYNDLGALREATTAQTCAILLEVVQGESGVHLADGDYLRGVRAWCDENGLLLMLDEIQTGLGRTGRFLAYEHYGIEPDVFTLAKGLAGGVPIGSVVAKEAAACFTPSDHGSTFGGNPLACAAGLATINTILKEGLTARAVPLGDHLLSGLQRLQERFPRISAVRGLGLMAAFDLEQDLAERVVREALERGLILNATGPRTIRLVPPLIVTEAEINEALQILMDVLHSLEEHSDEHRRREDVTA; from the coding sequence ATGGCTGATTGGATGGCATTGGAAAAGAAATATTATATGGGCACTTTTGTCCGATTGCCGGTGGTTCTCGTACGGGGACAGGGTACCAGGGTCTGGGATGAACAGGGCAGGCAATATCTGGATATGGTCGCCGGCATCGCCGTGAATCTCCTTGGTCATTGCCACCCAGCCATCGTGGAGGCTGTGCAGAAGCAGGTGCAGCAGCTTATACATACGTCCAATCTATATTACACCATCCCTCAATTAGAGTTGGCCGCCTGCCTGGTGGAACACTCCTGCGGCGATAAGGTGTTCTTCGCCAACAGCGGGGCAGAGGCCAACGAGGGGGCGATTAAGCTGGCCCGCAAGTATGGCAAGTTACATCGGAACGGTGCCTATGAGATCATCAGCGCTACCAACTCCTTTCACGGACGCACTCTGGCTACCATCGCTGCCACCGGGCAGCCTAAATTCCAAACCCCCTTCACTCCGCTGCCCAGCGGTTTCAAGATCGTGCCCTATAACGATCTCGGCGCCCTTCGTGAGGCAACAACGGCGCAGACCTGCGCCATATTGTTGGAGGTCGTGCAGGGGGAGAGTGGTGTCCACCTGGCCGATGGTGACTACCTGCGGGGCGTTCGGGCCTGGTGTGATGAAAATGGCTTGCTATTGATGCTGGACGAAATCCAGACCGGACTGGGCCGCACGGGTAGGTTTCTGGCCTACGAACATTATGGGATTGAGCCGGATGTCTTCACATTGGCCAAGGGACTGGCTGGCGGCGTCCCCATCGGCTCTGTGGTGGCCAAGGAAGCGGCCGCTTGCTTCACCCCATCAGATCACGGTTCTACCTTTGGGGGTAATCCCCTGGCCTGTGCTGCCGGCCTGGCCACAATCAATACCATTCTGAAAGAGGGCTTGACCGCGCGAGCAGTGCCTCTTGGGGATCATCTGCTGTCAGGGTTACAAAGGCTCCAGGAGCGTTTTCCCCGCATCTCGGCTGTGCGCGGACTTGGGTTGATGGCTGCCTTTGACCTCGAGCAGGACCTGGCCGAAAGGGTGGTTAGAGAAGCCCTGGAGAGAGGGCTTATCCTCAACGCTACCGGACCTCGTACTATTCGTTTGGTTCCGCCCCTGATTGTTACGGAGGCTGAAATAAACGAGGCCTTGCAGATTCTGATGGATGTTCTCCACTCTTTGGAGGAACACTCCGATGAGCACCGTAGAAGAGAAGATGTCACGGCCTGA
- a CDS encoding arginine repressor, whose amino-acid sequence MSTVEEKMSRPELKRQRQAAILDIVGGDRIQTQVEVVHHLAERGIRVTQATVSRDMVELGLLKGRDGWYIRPSTLNPIPFPGDERRLQRLAADLPLQIDEAAQLIVLRTLPGYAHSLAVALDACCWEEVVGTVAGDDTVLVALKNTEARERFRDKILALRMRVQD is encoded by the coding sequence ATGAGCACCGTAGAAGAGAAGATGTCACGGCCTGAACTGAAGAGACAGAGACAGGCGGCCATTTTGGATATCGTCGGCGGCGATCGCATTCAGACACAGGTAGAGGTGGTGCACCATCTTGCTGAACGAGGTATCAGAGTCACGCAGGCTACGGTCTCACGCGATATGGTCGAGTTGGGATTGCTTAAGGGGCGCGATGGCTGGTACATTCGCCCGAGCACTCTTAATCCCATCCCGTTTCCCGGCGATGAGCGTCGTTTGCAGCGTCTGGCCGCTGACCTGCCCCTTCAGATCGATGAGGCGGCCCAGCTGATTGTGTTACGTACTCTTCCTGGCTATGCCCATAGTCTGGCTGTAGCTCTGGATGCTTGCTGTTGGGAGGAGGTAGTGGGGACAGTGGCCGGTGATGATACCGTCCTGGTGGCCCTGAAAAACACCGAAGCACGGGAGAGATTTCGAGACAAGATCTTAGCCTTACGAATGAGAGTTCAGGACTAA